The following nucleotide sequence is from Streptomyces pactum.
AGACCGGCTTCAGCATGCTCGGCGGGGCCCGGGACACCGGCCGCGCCGACGACCGGGGCGCCGGCGCACGACCCTGGTACCACAAGCTGCTGGAGGGCCTGGACACCGCGGACCGCGGGCCGAGCCCGGCGCCCGGTCCCTGATCCGGCGGCCGGTCCCGGCCCCGCCGGCGTCACCGCCGCCGTGGCCCCCGCCGCCGGGCCCCGCTGCCGACGCCCGCCCGCGGGCCGCCGGTGCCCCGGGCCCGCCGGTGGACGTCCCGGCCCGCGCCCGGCCGTCCGGCACCGCCCCTCCGCCTCCTCGTTCCAGCCGTCCGGCCCAGCCGTTCGTACCGACCGACCGCCCCAGCCGTCCGCCCAGCCGTTCGTACCGACCGAAGAGAACCCTCACCCATGGACACGCCCCCTCCGCAGACGGAGCCCACCCCGCCCACCGAGGCGGACATCGCAGCCTTCCAGGAGCAGTTGGGCCGCCCGCCGCGCGGCCTGCGCGCCATCGCCCACCGCTGCCCGTGCGGCAACCCCGACGTGGTGGAGACGGCGCCCCGCCTGGAGGACGGCACGCCGTTCCCGACCCTGTACTACCTGACCTGCCCGCGCGCCGCGTCCGCCATCGGCACCCTGGAGGCCGAGGGCGTGATGAAGGAGATGACGCAGCGGCTGGCCACCGACCCGGAGCTGGCCGCCGCCTACCGGGCCGCGCACGAGGACTACATCTCCCGCCGGGACGCCATCGAGGTGCTGGAGGGCTTCCCCAGCGCCGGCGGCATGCCGGACCGGGTCAAGTGCCTGCACGTGCTCGTCGGCCACTCGCTGGCCGCCGGGCCGGGGGTGAACCCGCTGGGCGACGAGGCGATCGCGATGCTGCCCGAGTGGTGGCGCAGGGGCCCGTGCGTCACCCCGGCCGCCACCGGTGACACCGGCGACGCCGGGCGCCCCGGCGGCGCGGCGCGGGGCGACGACGGGGAGGACGGCCGATGAGGCGCGTCGCCGCCATCGACTGCGGCACCAACTCCATCCGGCTGCTGATCGCCGACGCGGACCCGGACACCGGCCGGCTGCGCGAGCTGGACCGGCGGATGCGGATCGTCCGGCTCGGCCAGGGCGTGGACCGCACCGGCCGGCTGGCCCCCGAGGCGCTGGAGCGCACCTTCGCGGCCTGCCGCGAGTACGCCGACGCCATAGCGGCCGAGGGCGGGGTGGACCGCATCCGGTTCGTCGCCACCTCGGCCTCCCGGGACGCCGAGAACCGCGCCGACTTCGTCCGCGGCGTGGTCGGCATCCTCGGCGTGGAACCCCAGGTGATCAGCGGCGACGAGGAGGCCGAGTACTCCTTCACCGGCGCCACCCGGGAACTCGCCGGGACCCGGACCGAACCGCCGGTCCTGGTGGTGGACATCGGGGGCGGCTCCACCGAGTTCGTGCTGGGCGAGGACCGGGTGCGGGCGGCGCGCAGCGTGGACATCGGCTGCGTGCGGATGACCGAGCGCCACCTCGCGGTGGACGGCCGGGTCGCCGACGTGCCGACCGCCGCTCAGATCGCCGCGGTGGAGGCGGACATCGCCGCCGCGCTGGACCTCGCCGCGCGGACCGTGCCGCTGGAGCAGGCGCGCACCCTGGTCGGACTGGCCGGCTCGGTCACCACCGTCGCCGCCATCGCGCTGGGCCTGCCCGCCTACGACTCCACCGCCGTGCACCACTCCCGGATCTCCCTGGAGCAGGTCCGGGAGGTCACCGGCCGGCTGCTCACCTCCACCCACGCCGAACGGGCCGCCATCCCGGTGATCCACCCGGGCCGGGTCGATGTGATCGCGGCCGGCGCCCTGGTGCTGCTGAAGATCATGGAGCGCGTCGGGGCCGCGGAGGTCGTGGTGAGCGAACACGACATCCTGGACGGCATCGCCTACGCGGCGGCGTCCGGGTCGCCCGGGTAGGCGGTCCGCCCGGCGGCAGCGCCCCGCCCGCCCCCGTCGTCCCGGCTTGCGGGTGGCGCCGGAGGGTAGCCAACTCCCTTCGGGGGGTGCCCGGTTGGCGGGTGACCGGGTCAAACGGCGGGGGGTGGGCGGAGGTTGGCGCGATCCGCTCGCTAAAGTCGTTCCTGAAGCGACGGGAGTGACGGAAGCGACGGGACAGGCCAGAGGGGCCGGAGCGACCGGTGCTGACGGGAGCCGGCCGGGCGGCCGCAGCCCGCTGACGCCGCCGGAGCGGCCGGGGCACGGCCCGCGGGCCGCTCGGCGCGGCGCGGGTGCCCGGTGCGGCGGTCCGGACGGACGGCGGAGGCCGGAGAGTGGTGCGGCGGCGGCCGGGCCCGCGGCGGACCCGGGTGAACGGATGAGGTGCGCGACGATGTGGCCACGGGTGGACGGGATGCGCGGGCTGGAGCTGGGGTCGCCGGGTGCCGTGCGCGACCGGCTCAACGCCCTGGTGCTGGCGGGTGAGAAGCGGGCCACCACGGTGCTGCTCGCCGAGTACGCGGAGGAGGCCGAGGGGATGGACCACCCCGGGGAGCGGCAGGCCCTGCTGGACAACGACGGCCGCCGGGTGGCCACCCTTGAGATCACCGGCGTCGCGACGCACCTGTTCGGCGAGGTCCCGTGGGAGCACGCCGCGGCCGAGGGCGAGGGGGACGCCTCCGTGGAGGAGTGGCGGGCCGGACACCGGCGGTACTGGGCGGAAGCCGGGACCCCGGTGGACGACGCCACCCCGGTGGTCTGTGTGGCGTTCCGGGTGCTGGAGGACGGGTGACGGCGGTGACCGCCTCCCGGACCGGCCGTGACCGCCTCCGGGGCCGGACGGCGGGGCGGCGGAGGGCGCGTGCCGGAGCCGGCGGACCGGCGGGGCCGCGGATGCCCGGAACCGGCGGCTCCGGGCCGTCGGCCACGGCCGGCCGGACCCCGGCGCGGTGCGTCCGGCAGGCCCCGGAGAAGGGTCCGCGCGGGCCCGGCGAGGGGGCCGCAGAGGCCCCCGGGGCGGCCCCGGGTACGGCCCGGTAGCCCCCGCCGGGAAAAACTTCGTGAAATCCTTCACATGAAAAATCGGTGCGATGGCCACATCCTGAGGTCATCGAGCCCCTTTTCATGCGCCAGCAAGGGTCGTTGACCGTCTTCCGCCGTGATTCCCAAGGGGGGCCAGGGGGTCCGGGAACCGGCTGGTTCAGCCGCGGCGGGCGGTCCCGACGCAGATCAACAGGGGTGAACAACGTACCCGCGCATGATCTGGTTCCCTCCGCCGGGTATGGCGTGGGTCACGTGGGCGGCGGAGTGTAGCAGATGCCTTTCGCATCCTTGTGAAGGGGCTCACGAGCACCCCCCCAACGGGTGCTGGATACTCGAATCATGAGCACCACGGAGCGTCCCAGGATCCTCGTAGTAGGCGGTGGGTACGTCGGCCTGTACGCGGCGCGCCGCATCCTGAAGAAGATGCGGTACGGCGAGGCGACCGTCACGGTCGTGGACCCGCGCTCGTACATGACGTACCAGCCCTTCCTCCCCGAAGCTGCTGCCGGCAGCATCTCCCCGCGGCACGTCGTGGTTCCGCTGCGACGCGTGCTCCCCAAGGCGGAGGTCCTCACCGGTCGCGTCACGACCATCGATCAGGACCGCAAGGTCGCCACCGTCCAGCCGCTGGTCGGCTCGGCCTACGAGCTGCCCTTCGACTACCTGGTCGTGGCGCTCGGCGCGGTGTCCCGGACCTTCCCGATCCCCGGGCTCGCCGAGAACGGCATCGGCATGAAGGGCATCGAGGAGGCCATCGGCCTGCGCAACCACGTCCTCGAACAGCTCGACAAGGCCGACTCGACCACCGATGAGGAGATCCGCCGCAAGGCGCTCACCTTCGTCTTCGTCGGCGGCGGCTTCGCCGGTGCGGAGACCATCGGCGAGGTCGAGGACATGGCGCGGGACGCCGCCAAGTACTACCCGAGCATCAAGCGCGAGGACATGCGGTTCATCCTCGTCGACGCCGCCGACAAGATCCTCCCGGAGGTCGGCCCCAAGCTCGGCAAGTGGGGTCTGGAGCACCTCCAGAAGCGCGGTGTCGAGGTCTACCTGCAGACCTCCATGGAGTCCTGCGTCGACGGCCACGTGGTGCTCAAGAACGGCCTGGAGGTGGACTCCAGCACCATCGTGTGGACCGCGGGTGTCAAGCCCAACCCGGCGCTGGCCCGCTTCGGCCTGCCGCTCGGCCCGCGCGGCCACGTGGACACCGCCGCCACCCTGCAGGTGAAGGGCACCGACTACATATGGGCCGCGGGCGACAACGCCCAGGTGCCGGACCTCGCCGTCGGTGAGGGCGCCTGGTGCCCGCCCAACGCCCAGCACGCGCTGCGTCAGGCCAAGGTCCTCGGCGACAACGTCATCTCGGGCATGCGGGGCTTCCCGCAGCGCGAGTACAAGCACGCCAACAAGGGCGCCGTGGCCGGCCTGGGCCTGCACAAGGGCGTCGCCATGCTGGTCTTCGGCAAGATGAAGATCAAGCTGAAGGGCCGCCTCGCCTGGTACATGCACCGTGGCTACCACGGCATGGCGATGCCGACCTTCAACCGCAAGATCCGCGTGCTCGCCGACTGGACGCTGGGCATGTTCCTCAAGCGCGAGGTCGTCTCGCTCGGCGCCATCGAGAACCCCCGCGAGGAGTTCTACGAGGCCGCCGCGCCGGTGTCCGCGGCCGCGGCGAAGAAGGCCGACAGCCCGGTCGAGGGGGCCAAGACCTCCTGACCCGGCGCGGCCGGCCCGGACGCGCGCCACGCGCCGGGCGGGCCGCCGATGGTCCACAACGCCGAAGGGCGCTCGCCAATCCGTGGGGCGAGCGCCCTTCGGCGTACCCGTGTCCGGGCCGGCTCGCGTCCGCCCCCGGCCCCCGTACGCGTATCCGGGTGCGGCGACGGGGAGCGGGGCCGTGCCGGGGCCGGACGGGACCCGCCCGCCCGCGCGAGGGCGCCCACGCGGCCCGTACCGCCGCGCGCCCGGCGTACCACGCCCGCGCGTCCCCGCTCCGTCGCGCAGGGCGGGCGCGGGTCTGGCTGTCCCCGCTCCCGTCGCCCACCGCGCCCGCGCGTCCCCGCCGCGCGCGTTCCCGTCGTACCCCGCGCCCCGCGGCCCGCGCCCCGCACGTCCGCGGCCATGGCGACGTACGCCGCGCACGGCCGCGTACCGCCGCGCACGGCGCCGTGCCGCGCGCCCGCGCCCGCCGTGAACCCCCGGCCGTCCCGCCGCCCTCCCGCCACGGGCGGGAGGGCGGCGGGACGGGCGTCGCCGGGGCCGTTCGGCTGAAACCCTCCTTTACCGTTTCCAGACGTGCCTGCGGGACTGGACTCCGTGCCCCACGGTGTTTACGTGGTGGGTGAACCCTTCCATGACCCGCCATCACGGAGGTGCGACATGGCCGATGCCGCCGAACGGCTCACCGCGCTCGCCGAGGAGGTGCTGGGAGCCCCGCTCCCGGTCCGTATCCGGGCCTGGGACGGCAGCGAGGCCGGCCCTCCCGTCACGACCGGAGCGGCGGCCGCCGGCGCCCCCGTCCTGGTGCTGCGCCGCCGCCGGGCGCTCCACCGCATGCTGTGGAAGCCCGGCGAACTGGGTCTGGCCCGGGCCTGGGTCGCCGGGGACATCGACGTCGAGGGCGATCTGTACGAGGTGCTGGACAAGCTGGCCGGGCTGCTCTGGGAGCGGGAACCGCGGTCCGGGCGGAAACCCGGCCCCGCGGCGCTGCTGCACGCCGTCCGCGACCCCCGGCTGCGCGCCGCGGCCCGCGAACTGCTCGCCCTGGCCGGGCCCGCCCTGCCACCGGCGCCGCCCGCCGAGGAGGCCCGGGAGCGGCGCGGCCCGCTGCACACCCTCCGCCGGGACAAGGCGGCCATCAGCCACCACTACGACGTCGGCAACGACTTCTACGAGATGGTGCTGGGCCCCTCGATGGTCTACTCGTGCGCCTACTGGGACCGCCCCGGTGACGACGCCGGCGCGCTGCCCAGGCCCTTCACCCTGGAGGACGCCCAGTACGCCAAACTCGACCTGATCTGCCGCAAGTTGGACCTCGCCCCCGGTCGCCGGCTGCTGGACGTGGGCTGCGGCTGGGGGTCGATGGTGCTGCACGCCGCCCGGGAGTACGGCGTCCGGGCGGTCGGCATCACCCTCTCCGAGGAGCAGGCGGCGTACGCCCGCAAGCGCGTCGCGGACGCCGGGCTCACCGACCGGGTGGAGATCCGCGTCCAGGACTACCGGCGCGTCACGGACGGGCCGTTCGACGCCATTTCCTCCATCGGCATGGCCGAGCACGTCGGGTCCGCCCAGTACGCCCGGTACGCCGCCGACCTGTTCCGGCTGCTGCGCCCCGGCGGACGGCTGCTCAACCACCAGATCGCGCGCCGTCCCGAACCGGACGAGGAGGCGTACGAGGTCGACGAGTTCATCGACCGGTACGTCTTCCCCGACGGGGAGCTGGCCCCGGTCGGCCGGACCGTCGCCCAGCTGGAGGAGGCCGGTTTCGAGGTGCGGGACGTGGAGGCGCTGCGCGAGCACTACGCGCTGACGCTGCGCGCCTGGGTGGCCAACCTGGAGGCGAACTGGACGCGGGCGGTCCGGGCCACCTCCCCGGGGCGGGCCCGGGTCTGGCGGCTGTACATGGCGGCGTCCGCGCTCTCCTTCGAACGCAACCGGATCGGCGTCAACCAGGTGCTGGCCGTCCGCACGCCGGAGTCCGGCGCGTCCGGCATGCCGCTGCGGGCCCGCGACTGGCGCGCCCGCTGACCGTGTCCGGCCGGCCCCGTGCCCACCGGCCGGCCCCGGCAGCGGGAACGGGCGGGCCCGCGGCCCCGGGGCGCGGGTGACCACGCGTCACCCGCGCCCGCGCTGCGCGCCCCACCCGTGCCCGTGCCCGCGCCCACGCGCGGCACCCGCGGGCGCGGCGGGCCCCGGAACACGCGGCCCGGGGCCCCGGGAAACGCGCCGGGGCCCCGGGACGCGGTCGGCGTCCCGGGGCCCCGTTCGTGCGGGCCGGCCGTGGTGCCTACTCGGCCTTGATGGCGGCCAGCATGTTGAGCTTCGCGGCGCGGCGGGCCGGCCAGAGCGCGGCCAGCACACCGACCAGTCCGGCCAGCACCAGGAAGATCACGATCCGGCCCCAGGGCAGCACCAGGGTGTAGGTGGACAGGCCGCTGGCGATCAGCTCACCGGCCGCCCAGCCGAAGAACAGACCCAGGCCCACCCCGAGCACCCCGCCGAAGAGCGAGATGACCAGCGACTCCAGCCGGACCATGCGCTTGATGCCGCGCCGGTCCAGGCCGATCGCCCGCAGCATGCCGATCTCCTGCGACCGCTCGAAGACCGACATCGCCAGGGTGTTGATGACGCCCAGGACGGCGACGATGACCGCCATGCCGAGCAGGCCGTAGAGCATGTTCAGCATCAGGTTGAAGAACTGGGCGATGTCGTTGGAGACGTCGTCCATGGTCTGCACCCGGATCGCCGGGTTGTCGCCGAGCGCCTTCTCCAGCTTCTCCTGGGTGGCCTCGGTCGGGCCGCCGTCCGTCTTCAGCATCACCTGGAAGTCGTTGACGCGGTCGACGTGCGGGGTGAGCGTGGCGTTGTCCACCATGACCCCGCGGATCATCTCGTTGCCCTCGTAGATCCCGCCGACCTCCATGGTCTCCCGGGCGCGGTCCTCGAAGGTGACGTCGAGGGTGGTGCCGACCTTCCAGCCCTTGTCCTCGGCCATGTCCTCGTCCACCACGACGGTGTTCCCGCGGAGCGCGGAGAACGAGCCCGCGGAGAACTTGAGGTCGACCAGCTGCTGAATCTCCTTGCCGTCGACGCCCATGATCGTCTCGTCGTCCCGGCCGATGAGCGTCTCGGACATCCGCAGCGGGCTGGAGGCGGTGACCACGTCCAGGCCGGCCAGCTTCTTCCCGACCTCGGGGGAGAGCGGCGTGCTGGAGTCCACGTCGCCCATCGAGACGAAGAAGTCCGCGCTCAGGGAGTCCCGGGCCATCTTGTCGATGCTCTTCTGCACGCTGCCCGCGATCACCGTCAGACCGGTGATCAGGGTGAGTCCGATCATCAGCGCGGAGGCGGTGGCGGCGGTCCGGCGCGGGTTGCGCACCGCGTTCTGCCGGGCCAGCTTGCCGGAGATGCCGAAGGCGCGCAGCACCGGGCCGACGGCGGCGATCAGCGGCCGGGACAGCAGCGGGGTCAGCACGAAGACGCCGATCAGCAGCACCACGGCGCCCAGCCCCATGATGGTCTTGCCGTCGTCCATGGAGGTGCCGCTGATCACCATCACGGCACCGATGGCGGCCAGTACGGCGCCGATGCTGTTGCGCACCACCAGGCTGCGGGTGGTGGCCACGGCGTGCACGCTGTTCATCGCGGCCACCGGGGGGATCTTCGCGGCGCGGCGGCCCGGCAGCCAGGCGGCGAGCACGGTCACCACGACACCGACCACCAGGGCGGTGATCACGGTGTTCGGCGAGATGACCAGCGGGCCGTCCGGGACGGTGGCGCCGGTGGAGCTGAGCAGCGAGCGCAGCCCGGCGCCGATGCCGATGCCGGCCACCAGACCGACCACGGACGCCACCAGACCCACCAGGGTGGCCTCGATCAGCACCGAGCGGGTCACCTGGCGGCGGCTGGCGCCGACCGCGCGGAGCAGGGCCAGCTCCTTGGTGCGCTGGGCGACCAGCATGGTGAAGGTGTTGGCGATGATGAAGATGCCCACGAAGAGCGCGATGCCGGCGAAGACCAGCATGATGGTCTGCAGGGTGCTGCTGCTCTGCTCGATGGCCTCGGCCTGGTCGTCGGAGAGCTTCTTGCCGGTGAAGGACTCGGCCTCGCCCTTGGGCAGGATCTTGTCCACCGCGGCCTTCAGCGCCTCCTGGGAGGTGCCGGGGGCGGCCTTGAGGTCGATCTCGTTGTACGCGCCGGGCTTCGCGAACAGCTTCTGCGCGGTCGGGGTGTCGAACAGCGCGAGCGAGCCGCCGGCCGCGACGTTGCCGTCGTCGGTGGTGAAGACGCCGGTGATCTTCTGCTCCAGCACCGGGCCGTCCACCGAGAGCCGGATGGTGTCCCCGACCTTGTAGCCGCCCTTGTCGGCGCTCTTGGTGTCCAGGGCCACCTCACCGGCGGCGCGGGGTCCGCGGCCGTCCTGCATGGTGTAGCGGGAGTCCTTGCCGTCCTTGCCCGGGTAGTAGTTGGACCCCATGGTGGAGAAGCCGGCGCCGAGCAGGTCGCCGTCCTTGTCGGCCAGGGCGGTGAATCCGGAGACGGAGGCGGTGACCCGCTCCACGCCCGGCAGTGCGGAGGCGCGGTCCAGGAGCTGCTGGCTCAGGTCGGGGGCGGCGCCGGGCTTGTTCTTGTCGGCGTCGTCGGTCTCGGGCTTGATGGCGACGTCGACGTGGCTGAAGCCCTTTTCCGAGCTCTTCCGGTAGGCGTCGGAGATGGTGTTGGTGAACACCAGGGTGCCGGCGACGAACGCCACGCCGAGGAAGACGGCGAGCACGGTCATCAGCAGCCTGGCCTTGTGCGCGAGGACGTTGCGCAAGGCGGTACGGAACATGGGTGTGGTCAGTCCTGGTCAGAGGGCCGGTACGGGCGGCGGCGAAGCGTTCGGCGGGGCCGGTGGCCGGCCGGTCGGCGCGGCGGGCGGTGCCGGGGCACGTCCTGGTCGGGGACGGGCCCGGGTGGGCGGGAGGCCGGCGGTAAGCCGGCCGCGGGTCAGCTGACCCGGCCCTTGGCGTCGAAGCGCTTCATGCGGTCGAGCACGGTGTCGGCGGTCGGTTCCCGCAGCTCGTCGACGATGCGGCCGTCGGCGAGGAAGACCACGCGGTCCGCGTAGGAGGCGGCGACCGGGTCGTGGGTGACCATCACGACGGTCTGGCCCAGCTCGCGCACCGAGTTCCGCAGGAACCCGAGCACCTCGGCGCCGGAGCGCGAGTCGAGGTTGCCGGTGGGCTCGTCGGCGAAGATGATCTCGGGCTTGCCGGCCAGCGCACGGGCCACCGCGACCCGCTGCTGCTGACCGCCGGAGAGCTGGTTGGGGCGGTGCTTGAGGCGCCCGGACAGACCCACGGTCGCCACCACCTGGTCGAGCCAGGCCTGGTCCGCCTTGCGGCCCGCGATGTCCATCGGGAGGGTGATGTTCTCCAGCGCGGTCAGTGTCGGCAGCAGGTTGAACGCCTGGAAGATGAAGCCGATCTTGTCGCGGCGGAGCTGGGTGAGCTTCTTGTCCTTGAGGGTGGTCAGCTCCACGTCCCCGATCCGCGCGGAACCGCTGGAGATGGTGTCCAGCCCGGCCATGCAGTGCATCAGCGTGGACTTGCCGGAGCCCGACGGTCCCATGATCGCGGTGAACTCGCCCTGCTGGAACGAGACCGAGACGGCGTCCAGGGCGACCACCTGGGTCTCGCCCTGGCCGTAGACCTTGGTGAGGTCCGTGGCGTG
It contains:
- a CDS encoding Ppx/GppA phosphatase family protein, which translates into the protein MRRVAAIDCGTNSIRLLIADADPDTGRLRELDRRMRIVRLGQGVDRTGRLAPEALERTFAACREYADAIAAEGGVDRIRFVATSASRDAENRADFVRGVVGILGVEPQVISGDEEAEYSFTGATRELAGTRTEPPVLVVDIGGGSTEFVLGEDRVRAARSVDIGCVRMTERHLAVDGRVADVPTAAQIAAVEADIAAALDLAARTVPLEQARTLVGLAGSVTTVAAIALGLPAYDSTAVHHSRISLEQVREVTGRLLTSTHAERAAIPVIHPGRVDVIAAGALVLLKIMERVGAAEVVVSEHDILDGIAYAAASGSPG
- a CDS encoding ABC transporter permease, which codes for MFRTALRNVLAHKARLLMTVLAVFLGVAFVAGTLVFTNTISDAYRKSSEKGFSHVDVAIKPETDDADKNKPGAAPDLSQQLLDRASALPGVERVTASVSGFTALADKDGDLLGAGFSTMGSNYYPGKDGKDSRYTMQDGRGPRAAGEVALDTKSADKGGYKVGDTIRLSVDGPVLEQKITGVFTTDDGNVAAGGSLALFDTPTAQKLFAKPGAYNEIDLKAAPGTSQEALKAAVDKILPKGEAESFTGKKLSDDQAEAIEQSSSTLQTIMLVFAGIALFVGIFIIANTFTMLVAQRTKELALLRAVGASRRQVTRSVLIEATLVGLVASVVGLVAGIGIGAGLRSLLSSTGATVPDGPLVISPNTVITALVVGVVVTVLAAWLPGRRAAKIPPVAAMNSVHAVATTRSLVVRNSIGAVLAAIGAVMVISGTSMDDGKTIMGLGAVVLLIGVFVLTPLLSRPLIAAVGPVLRAFGISGKLARQNAVRNPRRTAATASALMIGLTLITGLTVIAGSVQKSIDKMARDSLSADFFVSMGDVDSSTPLSPEVGKKLAGLDVVTASSPLRMSETLIGRDDETIMGVDGKEIQQLVDLKFSAGSFSALRGNTVVVDEDMAEDKGWKVGTTLDVTFEDRARETMEVGGIYEGNEMIRGVMVDNATLTPHVDRVNDFQVMLKTDGGPTEATQEKLEKALGDNPAIRVQTMDDVSNDIAQFFNLMLNMLYGLLGMAVIVAVLGVINTLAMSVFERSQEIGMLRAIGLDRRGIKRMVRLESLVISLFGGVLGVGLGLFFGWAAGELIASGLSTYTLVLPWGRIVIFLVLAGLVGVLAALWPARRAAKLNMLAAIKAE
- a CDS encoding ABC transporter ATP-binding protein — translated: MESPRTDLTSVRQVSDPTGALPVTTTPSGVQAAPRYTAAAAHATDLTKVYGQGETQVVALDAVSVSFQQGEFTAIMGPSGSGKSTLMHCMAGLDTISSGSARIGDVELTTLKDKKLTQLRRDKIGFIFQAFNLLPTLTALENITLPMDIAGRKADQAWLDQVVATVGLSGRLKHRPNQLSGGQQQRVAVARALAGKPEIIFADEPTGNLDSRSGAEVLGFLRNSVRELGQTVVMVTHDPVAASYADRVVFLADGRIVDELREPTADTVLDRMKRFDAKGRVS
- a CDS encoding SAM-dependent methyltransferase, which gives rise to MADAAERLTALAEEVLGAPLPVRIRAWDGSEAGPPVTTGAAAAGAPVLVLRRRRALHRMLWKPGELGLARAWVAGDIDVEGDLYEVLDKLAGLLWEREPRSGRKPGPAALLHAVRDPRLRAAARELLALAGPALPPAPPAEEARERRGPLHTLRRDKAAISHHYDVGNDFYEMVLGPSMVYSCAYWDRPGDDAGALPRPFTLEDAQYAKLDLICRKLDLAPGRRLLDVGCGWGSMVLHAAREYGVRAVGITLSEEQAAYARKRVADAGLTDRVEIRVQDYRRVTDGPFDAISSIGMAEHVGSAQYARYAADLFRLLRPGGRLLNHQIARRPEPDEEAYEVDEFIDRYVFPDGELAPVGRTVAQLEEAGFEVRDVEALREHYALTLRAWVANLEANWTRAVRATSPGRARVWRLYMAASALSFERNRIGVNQVLAVRTPESGASGMPLRARDWRAR
- a CDS encoding DUF501 domain-containing protein, which produces MDTPPPQTEPTPPTEADIAAFQEQLGRPPRGLRAIAHRCPCGNPDVVETAPRLEDGTPFPTLYYLTCPRAASAIGTLEAEGVMKEMTQRLATDPELAAAYRAAHEDYISRRDAIEVLEGFPSAGGMPDRVKCLHVLVGHSLAAGPGVNPLGDEAIAMLPEWWRRGPCVTPAATGDTGDAGRPGGAARGDDGEDGR
- a CDS encoding NAD(P)/FAD-dependent oxidoreductase: MSTTERPRILVVGGGYVGLYAARRILKKMRYGEATVTVVDPRSYMTYQPFLPEAAAGSISPRHVVVPLRRVLPKAEVLTGRVTTIDQDRKVATVQPLVGSAYELPFDYLVVALGAVSRTFPIPGLAENGIGMKGIEEAIGLRNHVLEQLDKADSTTDEEIRRKALTFVFVGGGFAGAETIGEVEDMARDAAKYYPSIKREDMRFILVDAADKILPEVGPKLGKWGLEHLQKRGVEVYLQTSMESCVDGHVVLKNGLEVDSSTIVWTAGVKPNPALARFGLPLGPRGHVDTAATLQVKGTDYIWAAGDNAQVPDLAVGEGAWCPPNAQHALRQAKVLGDNVISGMRGFPQREYKHANKGAVAGLGLHKGVAMLVFGKMKIKLKGRLAWYMHRGYHGMAMPTFNRKIRVLADWTLGMFLKREVVSLGAIENPREEFYEAAAPVSAAAAKKADSPVEGAKTS
- a CDS encoding ASCH domain-containing protein; the encoded protein is MWPRVDGMRGLELGSPGAVRDRLNALVLAGEKRATTVLLAEYAEEAEGMDHPGERQALLDNDGRRVATLEITGVATHLFGEVPWEHAAAEGEGDASVEEWRAGHRRYWAEAGTPVDDATPVVCVAFRVLEDG